In a genomic window of Flavobacterium crassostreae:
- a CDS encoding lysylphosphatidylglycerol synthase domain-containing protein encodes MISISHKTKQFLVVLIKVWIVAAAFYFIYNQLASNSQLDWVQFQEKFRKNKSISGIAFIVSLSILNRYLEILKWQNLASFLKPTSVSQATQQVLAALTAGIFTPNGIGEYAGKALFYEKQQTKKVLFLNLICNGIQMVWTIFIGILGLLYFNFKYQLLSTPTVWLLLGGVVLVVLFLFSIKKSTLKGYSIQKIIHKINAIPKAIHQKNILLGLCRYLVFSHQYYFLFLAFDVHLPYLTLISAVASVYFLASSLPSFQFLDFAVKGSVAIFFFTILGVNEWIVIFVSTLMWFLNIVLPVMLGSYYVLRFKSPADAQQQTNSIS; translated from the coding sequence ATGATTTCAATTTCTCACAAAACTAAGCAATTCTTGGTAGTTCTAATCAAAGTTTGGATTGTTGCTGCTGCCTTTTATTTTATTTATAACCAATTGGCAAGCAACAGCCAACTGGACTGGGTACAATTTCAAGAAAAATTCAGGAAAAATAAATCCATTTCTGGCATTGCTTTTATTGTCTCTCTTAGTATCCTGAATCGTTATTTAGAAATTCTAAAATGGCAAAATCTAGCTTCTTTCCTGAAACCAACCTCCGTATCTCAAGCCACACAACAAGTTTTGGCAGCGTTGACTGCCGGAATATTTACACCCAACGGAATAGGAGAATATGCTGGCAAAGCACTTTTTTACGAAAAACAGCAAACCAAAAAAGTGCTTTTTTTAAATCTAATCTGTAATGGAATCCAAATGGTGTGGACTATTTTTATCGGTATTTTGGGACTGCTTTATTTTAATTTTAAATACCAACTACTCTCTACGCCTACTGTTTGGTTGCTTCTTGGAGGGGTCGTGTTGGTGGTTTTGTTCTTGTTTTCTATAAAAAAAAGCACTCTAAAAGGCTATTCTATTCAAAAAATAATTCATAAAATAAATGCCATTCCAAAAGCAATACACCAAAAAAACATTTTGCTAGGTCTTTGCCGCTATCTGGTTTTTTCGCATCAATACTATTTTTTATTTCTAGCTTTTGATGTTCATTTGCCTTATTTGACCTTAATTTCTGCAGTAGCCAGCGTGTATTTTTTGGCTTCGTCATTGCCCAGTTTTCAGTTTTTAGATTTTGCAGTAAAAGGCAGTGTTGCTATTTTTTTCTTTACCATTCTGGGCGTAAATGAATGGATTGTAATCTTTGTATCGACCTTAATGTGGTTTCTAAATATTGTTTTACCGGTTATGCTCGGAAGCTATTATGTGCTTCGATTTAAAAGTCCTGCTGATGCCC